GGAAGTGGGTGTCGGTACGGCACGTAAAGGTTGGATCAAGAAAGATACGGTCATCAATACATGGGATAAAAATGAGTTCATACAATACATTAACCGAAACTGATAAAAGGTGGAATACATTCCGTGAATTCTAAAGTATTAAAAACGTTAGAGTTTGATAAAATCAAAGAATTATTAAAGCAATTTGCTGCATCTGCCCTTGGTCATGCAAGGGTTTCCTCCCTCATGCCATCGGTCGATTATGAAGAGATCACCGCTCTTCATGAAGAGACGGATGAAGCCATGACGATTCTCAGATTGAAAGGTCATGCCCCGCTTGGCGGTATTTTTGATATACGCCCTCACGTGAAGCGTGCCCAAATCGGCGGTATGCTCTCTCCGTCTGAATTCGTTCAGGTGGCAAGTACGATCCGGGCAAGCCGGAAGCTGACCCTTTTTGTAGAAGAGCTACTGGAGGAAGAGGTGGATATTCCCCTTTTACAAGGCAAGATGGGGACAGTCATCCCGCTTCCTCATTTAGAACAGGATATACGTAAAGTGGTGGATGACAACGGTGAAATATTGGATACGGCGAGTGAAACCCTCCGTACGATCCGGACCCAGCTGCGTGCCAATGAAGGGCGGATACGGGAGAAGCTGGAGCGGATGATCCGTTCATCCAACGCACAGAAGATGCTATCCGATGCGATCATCACCATCCGGAATGACAGGTACGTCATCCCGGTCAAACAGGAATACCGGGGGCAATATGGCGGAATCATCCATGATCAATCGTCTTCCGGGCAGACGTTATTCATCGAGCCTGAAGCGATTGTTCAGCTAAATAACCAGCTGCGTGAGCTTCGTTTGAAAGAGCAGACGGAAATCGAGAAGATTCTTCAGGAACTGTCTGAAAGTGTACAAGAATCGGGAGAAGAACTGCTTCTGATCGTCAACGTCCTGTCAGACGTGGATTTCATGTTTACCAAGGCGAAATTCGGACGATCGATCAAAGGGTCAAAGCCGACGATCAATAATGAACGCCGGGTGAAGCTGAATAAAGCACGTCATCCCCTTTTGCCCATCGATGAGGCAGTGGCGAATGATATTGAACTCGGGAATGAATTTTCTTCCATCGTCATCACCGGGCCGAATACCGGGGGTAAAACCGTTACATTGAAAACACTGGGCTTAACAAGCTTGATGGCACAGGCAGGTCTTCCGATCCCGGCACTTGATGGTTCCGAGGTCGGTGTTTTCCGCACGATTTACGCTGATATAGGGGATGAGCAATCCATTGAACAAAGTTTGAGTACCTTCTCCTCCCATATGGTGAACATTGTCGACATACTGAAAAAGGTCGATCATGAGAGTCTGGTGCTGTTCGATGAGCTTGGTGCCGGTACCGATCCTCAGGAAGGGGCGGCATTGGCGATTTCCATCCTTGATGAAGTTCATGGAACAGGGGCAAGGGTCGTGGCGACGACTCACTATCCAGAGTTGAAGGCGTATGGGTATAATCGTGAAGGAGTCGTGAATGCCAGTGTGGAATTTAATGTAGAGACATTAAGTCCCACGTATAAGCTATTGCTAGGGGTCCCGGGAAGAAGTAATGCCTTTGACATTTCCAAACGTCTTGGATTGTCAGATGGTGTCATTCAACGGGCGAAGTCCCATATCGGTACCGATAGCAAGGAAGTCGAGAATATGATCGCTTCACTTGAAGACAGCAGGCGGCAGGGTGAACGGGAGCTCGAGGAAGCCCATGAGCTGTTGAGACAGGCTGAGAAGATGCATAAAGACATGCAGAAGCAAATGATGGAGTATTACGAGAAGAAGGATACCCTATACGAAAAAGCACAGCAAAAAGCCAGTGAGGTCGTTGAAAAAGCGAAGGCGGAAGCTGAACAGGTCATCAAGGATCTGCGGAAAATGCAACAGGAGAAGTCGGCTCAGATCAAAGAACATGAATTGATCCAGGCGAAAAAGCAGCTTGAAGATGCGACTCCCAAGCTGAAAACGGGTCAAAAGAAGAAAGCGGCTGGATCCAACCATGAATTGAAGGCCGGGGACGAAGTCAAAGTGCTGAGCTTCGATCAAAAGGGTCATTTGATCGAGCGGGTATCAGCGAAGGAATGGCAGGTCCAAATGGGCATCATGAAGATGAAAGTGAAGGAGTCGGATCTTGAATTCATTCAATCCCAGCAAAAGGTCGAAACGAAACCCCTCGCGACGGTGAAAGGGAAAGATTTTCATGTCAGCCTTGAACTTGACTTGCGCGGAGAGCGTTTTGAAAATGCCTTATCGAGGGTTGAAAAGTACATTGATGACGCCCTGCTTGCAGGCTACCCACGCGTTTCCATCATCCACGGAAAAGGGACGGGAGCTTTAAGACAGGGAGTACAGGAGTACTTAAAGAATCACCGGTCGGTCAAGAATATCCGTTTCGGGGATGCAGGTGAAGGTGGAACCGGCGTAACGGTCGTTCAATTTAAATAACACGGTAAAGGGAGCTTTACGATGGAGAACTTTTGGGAAAATGAATTTGTTCAGACGGCGGGGAATTACAGTGTGGTCATCCTTTGTCTGGTGTTGTTCTTAGCGATCTTTGAACTGGTGACGAAATATCGGAACTGGGAAGAAATCAAAAAAGGAAATATGGCCGTGGCCATGGCAACGGGAGGGAAAATATTCGGGATCGCGAATATTTTCCGGCATTCCATCAGTCATAACGATACCATCCTCACGACGATCGGGTGGGGTGTGTTTGGCTTTTTCCTGCTGTTGATCGGGTATTTTATTTATGAATTCCTGACTCCGAAATTCAGGATCGATGAGGAAATTGAAAATGATAACCGGGCGGTAGGCTTTATTTCACTGGTCATTTCAGTCGGATTATCCTATGTCATAGGAGCCGGTATATCGTAAGGAGAGGGAATATGGAAACATTGGCGAAAGTTCTGCTCACCCTGTGCGGCGGCTTTATAGTCGTCGGCATCATCTATATGCTGTTCTTTACTTGACTCAGGACACTCAGGGGGAAAAACACAATCCCAAAATAATAATATTGTACAAACAGACTGTCATATGGTGGAATAGGCAGTCTGTTTTCTTTTGAAAAAAGTTCTGTAAGAAAGGTCAAGCTTCATGGATAGGAAGAAAGTATGGTCAGCGATTTTTTCAAATTGTAACTGAAGTCCCCTTATATTATAATAATGAATAGAATAAATTTTCTAACTATTCAGAAGGAGGGATTACAATGAACCAACCATGGCTTGCTGAATACCCGGCGGAAATACCAAAGGAGCTCAACCTAGTTGAAAAACCTTTGCAGTCCTATTTGACCGAAGCCGCTTCTCTGTATGGAGATAAAGCAGCGATTCATTTCATGGGCAAAGAGATAGGATACAAGGAACTATACGAATCGGCTCTCAAATTCGCCGGCTACCTTAAGACACTTGGGATCAAAAAAGGCGATCGGGTGGCGATCATGCTTCCCAATACCCCCCAATCCGTCATCGCCTATTACGGCATCCTTTATGCAGGCGGAGTGGTGGTACAAACCAATCCATTATATATGGAAAGGGAAATCGAATATCAAATGAAAGACTCCGGAGCCAAGGTGATCCTGACATTGGACATTCTGTATCCAAGAGTATCAAAAGTGATGAAAAACACCGACCTTGAGCACATCATTGTAACCGCTATCAAAGACTACCTTCCATTCCCTAAGAATCTCATTTACCCATTCATCCAGAAGAAACAATATGGTATCGTCGTGAAAGTGGATCATAGAGGTCAGAATCATTTATTCACGGAAATCATGAAAACGGCTGTGGCTGAAGCGGTATCCCAGGAAGAATTCGATTTTGAAAATGATCTGGCCCTGCTTCAATACACAGGAGGTACGACAGGTTTCCCAAAAGGCGTCATGCTGACCCATAAGAATCTGGTGGCCAATGCCTCCATGTGCGATGCCTGGCTGTATAAGTGTACAAAAGGGGAAGAAAGAATGCTCGGGATCCTGCCATTCTTTCATGTGTATGGCATGACTGCCGTACTGATTCTCTCTGTCATGCAGGGATATAAGATGATCCTGCTTCCTAAGTTTGATGCAGAAACAACATTGAAGACGATCCAGAAACTAAAGCCTACCCTGTTCCCAGGAGCACCGACGATCTATATCGGACTCTTGAATCACCCGGATTTAAAGAAATATGACTTATCATCCATCGATTCATGTCTCAGTGGAAGTGCACCATTACCGGTTGAGGTGCAGCAGCAATTCGAGGAAGTCACGGGTGGGAAGCTCGTCGAAGGATACGGATTGACCGAATCATCCCCCGTCACTCATTCCAATTTCCTTTGGGATAAAGCGAGGATAAAGGGGAGCATCGGTGTTCCATGGCCGGGTACGGACAGTGCCGTGTTCTCAATGGAAACGGGAGAACCCCTGCCGCCGAATGAGATGGGTGAAATCGTCGTCAAGGGCCCACAGGTCATGAAAGGATACTGGAACCGGCCTGAGGAAACGGAACA
The DNA window shown above is from Rossellomorea vietnamensis and carries:
- a CDS encoding DUF350 domain-containing protein, with the protein product MENFWENEFVQTAGNYSVVILCLVLFLAIFELVTKYRNWEEIKKGNMAVAMATGGKIFGIANIFRHSISHNDTILTTIGWGVFGFFLLLIGYFIYEFLTPKFRIDEEIENDNRAVGFISLVISVGLSYVIGAGIS
- a CDS encoding endonuclease MutS2, whose product is MNSKVLKTLEFDKIKELLKQFAASALGHARVSSLMPSVDYEEITALHEETDEAMTILRLKGHAPLGGIFDIRPHVKRAQIGGMLSPSEFVQVASTIRASRKLTLFVEELLEEEVDIPLLQGKMGTVIPLPHLEQDIRKVVDDNGEILDTASETLRTIRTQLRANEGRIREKLERMIRSSNAQKMLSDAIITIRNDRYVIPVKQEYRGQYGGIIHDQSSSGQTLFIEPEAIVQLNNQLRELRLKEQTEIEKILQELSESVQESGEELLLIVNVLSDVDFMFTKAKFGRSIKGSKPTINNERRVKLNKARHPLLPIDEAVANDIELGNEFSSIVITGPNTGGKTVTLKTLGLTSLMAQAGLPIPALDGSEVGVFRTIYADIGDEQSIEQSLSTFSSHMVNIVDILKKVDHESLVLFDELGAGTDPQEGAALAISILDEVHGTGARVVATTHYPELKAYGYNREGVVNASVEFNVETLSPTYKLLLGVPGRSNAFDISKRLGLSDGVIQRAKSHIGTDSKEVENMIASLEDSRRQGERELEEAHELLRQAEKMHKDMQKQMMEYYEKKDTLYEKAQQKASEVVEKAKAEAEQVIKDLRKMQQEKSAQIKEHELIQAKKQLEDATPKLKTGQKKKAAGSNHELKAGDEVKVLSFDQKGHLIERVSAKEWQVQMGIMKMKVKESDLEFIQSQQKVETKPLATVKGKDFHVSLELDLRGERFENALSRVEKYIDDALLAGYPRVSIIHGKGTGALRQGVQEYLKNHRSVKNIRFGDAGEGGTGVTVVQFK
- a CDS encoding AMP-binding protein; translation: MNQPWLAEYPAEIPKELNLVEKPLQSYLTEAASLYGDKAAIHFMGKEIGYKELYESALKFAGYLKTLGIKKGDRVAIMLPNTPQSVIAYYGILYAGGVVVQTNPLYMEREIEYQMKDSGAKVILTLDILYPRVSKVMKNTDLEHIIVTAIKDYLPFPKNLIYPFIQKKQYGIVVKVDHRGQNHLFTEIMKTAVAEAVSQEEFDFENDLALLQYTGGTTGFPKGVMLTHKNLVANASMCDAWLYKCTKGEERMLGILPFFHVYGMTAVLILSVMQGYKMILLPKFDAETTLKTIQKLKPTLFPGAPTIYIGLLNHPDLKKYDLSSIDSCLSGSAPLPVEVQQQFEEVTGGKLVEGYGLTESSPVTHSNFLWDKARIKGSIGVPWPGTDSAVFSMETGEPLPPNEMGEIVVKGPQVMKGYWNRPEETEQTLKDGWLLTGDIGYMDEKGYFYVVDRKKDMIIAGGFNIYPREIEEVLYEHPAIQEVVAAGVPDPYRGETVKAYVVLKEGESLTEEELNEYSRKYLAAYKVPRIYEFRKELPKTAVGKILRRALVDEERQKIEDEQKTS